From the Sphaerochaeta sp. genome, one window contains:
- a CDS encoding DUF4912 domain-containing protein → MVLIHLELLSDAELRYIARQEGFSDWESLDRDELIEQLQEKYEDEDDQNPIARDTVSQKRFLTSLTDFGSPDKKNGMLPGLEELPKAYNETSVHLLLRDPQWAYAYWSLSAATRTEITSEMENPELLLRVSMHDPQSGEKASFDISIGLADDQWNINLPRLGGVYGVSILWRKADGSTITLAQSKTVETFPSYWEEHYDEISMDKDKFNVMFSSVLSNEGEVADNPMLRSVARILSKGVLES, encoded by the coding sequence ATGGTTTTGATTCATCTGGAATTGTTGTCGGACGCTGAACTTCGGTACATCGCCCGACAGGAAGGCTTTTCCGATTGGGAGAGTCTGGACCGCGATGAGCTGATCGAGCAACTCCAGGAAAAATATGAGGATGAAGACGACCAAAACCCGATCGCGCGGGATACGGTAAGCCAGAAGCGTTTCCTTACATCATTGACCGACTTTGGTTCTCCCGACAAGAAGAACGGCATGCTTCCCGGACTGGAAGAGTTGCCGAAAGCCTATAACGAGACTTCCGTCCATCTGCTTCTGCGTGACCCCCAATGGGCGTACGCCTACTGGTCCCTCTCCGCGGCGACCAGGACGGAGATCACCTCCGAGATGGAGAACCCGGAATTGCTTCTCAGAGTTTCGATGCATGATCCCCAGAGTGGGGAGAAAGCTTCGTTCGACATCTCCATCGGCCTTGCCGATGACCAGTGGAACATCAACCTGCCCCGGCTGGGGGGCGTATACGGTGTCTCGATCCTCTGGCGCAAGGCGGATGGATCGACCATTACGCTTGCCCAGTCAAAAACAGTTGAGACGTTCCCTTCCTATTGGGAGGAACACTACGACGAGATCTCGATGGACAAGGACAAGTTCAACGTGATGTTCTCGTCGGTGCTCTCCAATGAAGGGGAGGTCGCCGATAATCCGATGCTTCGTTCCGTGGCGCGGATCCTGAGCAAAGGGGTGCTTGAATCATGA
- a CDS encoding DUF1957 domain-containing protein produces the protein MKPTNVAIVLNAHLPYVRHLEYPRFLEEDWLYEAISETYLPLARMLARMAHEHYPVKLTISMSPTLTCMLADEPLQQRFISYLNMHRELGEKEVRRTETEQPEYAEMARWYLNRYQQNLDDFEACGHNILTLFRRLEEEGVVELITTCATHAYLPLYQEYPQAINAQIELGIQSHLNAFGHISRGFWLPECGYFPGLEQYLKSKGVSWFQTASQSMLLSPDKVEDGTFRPVRCPNGLVAFPRDYEATSLVWSNTSGYPCDPRYREFYRDIGYDLPMDYIGPYVEEDGNRIFTGFKYCAITGAGNEKRPYRLSEGRMLVKEHAANFLYNITNKNSRIARTIGMDPLSTLCFDCELFGHWWFEGIDWLEEVLRQGCQGENHVAFITPTQFLESNPDLETARPAFSSWGQGGFSSTWLDGSNAWVYRHIHQSLERMGELAERFPDQISLKRRFLNQAAREVLLAMDSDWPFIMYHRTGGAYAQKRLEEHLQNFNVVYSNMCKNAVNTEWLVKAEKKDVIFKDIDYNIFAPKRH, from the coding sequence ATGAAACCAACCAATGTCGCCATTGTCCTCAACGCCCATCTGCCGTATGTCCGTCATCTGGAGTATCCTCGCTTTCTTGAGGAAGACTGGTTGTATGAGGCGATCAGCGAGACGTATCTTCCGCTGGCGCGGATGCTGGCACGGATGGCCCATGAGCATTATCCCGTCAAACTGACCATCAGCATGAGTCCCACGCTGACCTGCATGCTTGCCGACGAACCACTGCAGCAACGGTTCATCTCCTATCTGAACATGCACAGGGAGCTGGGGGAGAAAGAAGTCCGCAGGACGGAGACGGAGCAGCCTGAATACGCCGAAATGGCCCGGTGGTACCTGAACCGGTACCAGCAGAACCTGGATGATTTCGAGGCGTGCGGGCACAACATCCTTACCCTTTTCCGCAGGTTGGAGGAGGAAGGGGTGGTGGAGTTGATCACCACCTGCGCCACCCATGCATACCTGCCGTTGTATCAGGAATATCCCCAGGCGATCAACGCGCAGATCGAACTGGGCATCCAGTCCCATCTGAACGCGTTCGGCCATATCTCACGTGGCTTCTGGCTGCCGGAGTGCGGATACTTCCCCGGTCTTGAACAGTATCTGAAAAGCAAAGGGGTCTCTTGGTTCCAGACGGCCAGCCAAAGCATGCTGCTCTCTCCGGACAAGGTGGAGGACGGTACGTTCCGTCCGGTGCGCTGCCCCAACGGCCTGGTGGCGTTTCCCCGGGACTATGAAGCGACCAGTCTGGTGTGGTCCAACACCAGCGGGTATCCGTGCGATCCCCGCTACCGTGAGTTCTACCGGGATATCGGCTATGATCTTCCGATGGACTATATCGGTCCGTACGTCGAAGAAGATGGAAACCGTATCTTCACCGGATTCAAGTACTGTGCCATCACCGGGGCGGGCAATGAGAAACGGCCGTACCGGCTTTCCGAAGGAAGGATGCTGGTCAAGGAACACGCGGCGAATTTCCTGTACAACATCACCAACAAGAACTCCCGCATCGCCCGGACGATCGGCATGGATCCGCTTTCCACGCTCTGTTTTGACTGTGAGCTGTTCGGTCACTGGTGGTTCGAAGGCATCGATTGGCTGGAGGAAGTGCTCCGCCAGGGATGCCAGGGAGAAAACCACGTGGCGTTCATCACCCCCACACAGTTCCTGGAGTCAAATCCCGATCTGGAGACTGCGCGGCCGGCATTCTCATCCTGGGGGCAGGGCGGGTTCAGTTCCACCTGGCTTGATGGATCGAACGCGTGGGTGTACCGGCACATCCACCAGAGTCTGGAGCGGATGGGCGAACTGGCCGAGCGTTTCCCTGACCAGATCAGCCTGAAACGGCGTTTCCTCAACCAGGCGGCCCGCGAAGTGTTGCTTGCCATGGACAGCGACTGGCCGTTCATCATGTACCACCGCACCGGCGGGGCGTATGCCCAGAAACGGCTGGAAGAGCATCTGCAGAACTTCAACGTGGTGTACAGCAACATGTGCAAGAACGCCGTGAACACCGAATGGCTGGTCAAGGCGGAGAAGAAGGATGTGATCTTCAAGGACATCGATTACAACATCTTCGCCCCCAAACGCCACTGA
- the mraZ gene encoding division/cell wall cluster transcriptional repressor MraZ: MLTGEFRVTIDEKGRILIPSRLRVEMDGDGLYVTRGLENCLWMFLPQGFENLMRTIINGPGAVFNANRRLLQRNIISPAQLCEIDRSGRINIPPTLREFAKLELKEECTLLGSGTYLELWNTTAFDAYLTAMDPKFTQAAQEFGDTLGGV; this comes from the coding sequence ATGCTGACGGGTGAATTCAGAGTCACCATTGACGAAAAAGGCCGCATTCTCATCCCGTCCCGGCTTCGGGTGGAGATGGATGGGGACGGTCTGTACGTCACCCGCGGTCTGGAGAATTGTCTTTGGATGTTCCTTCCCCAAGGTTTTGAAAACCTGATGCGCACCATCATCAACGGACCGGGAGCGGTGTTCAACGCCAACAGAAGGTTGCTCCAACGGAACATCATCAGTCCCGCCCAGCTCTGTGAAATTGACCGCAGCGGGAGGATCAACATCCCGCCGACACTCCGTGAGTTCGCGAAACTGGAATTGAAGGAGGAGTGCACCCTGCTCGGCTCGGGAACCTATCTTGAGTTGTGGAACACGACGGCGTTTGACGCCTACCTGACGGCGATGGATCCGAAGTTCACCCAGGCCGCCCAGGAATTCGGCGATACCTTGGGAGGTGTGTGA
- the rsmH gene encoding 16S rRNA (cytosine(1402)-N(4))-methyltransferase RsmH, with product MEFVHYPVMHAEVLSYLVPTRSNAEMVDATTGEGGHTKLFLETYPDLHVTGLDRDAGIQKKAIERLKPFGARFTPVNTWFDTFFTDYHGPLLDLVLFDLGISSYHFEESERGFSFLKDESLDMRLDTTAAKTAADVVNGYDEQRLADVIWKYGEERYSRRIAKAIVLARKRGGIRTSNELAQIIWEAVPPPYRYGHIHPATRSFQAIRIEVNQELDRITPAIRGAVAALRSGGRLAVISFHSLEDRPVKWLFRELAQGEAPTVRILTKKPVVPSETEDAENAPSRSAKLRVVEKV from the coding sequence ATGGAATTCGTCCACTATCCCGTGATGCATGCCGAAGTGCTCTCATATCTGGTACCCACCCGGTCCAACGCCGAGATGGTCGACGCGACCACCGGGGAGGGCGGGCACACCAAACTGTTTCTGGAGACTTATCCGGATCTGCACGTCACCGGTCTTGACCGGGATGCCGGCATCCAAAAGAAAGCCATCGAGCGGCTCAAGCCGTTCGGAGCGCGCTTCACCCCGGTGAACACGTGGTTCGACACGTTCTTCACCGACTACCACGGGCCTCTGCTCGATCTGGTGCTGTTTGACCTGGGAATCTCCTCCTATCACTTTGAAGAATCGGAACGGGGCTTCTCGTTCCTGAAGGATGAGTCGCTTGATATGCGGCTGGATACCACGGCGGCGAAAACCGCCGCCGATGTGGTCAACGGATATGACGAACAACGGCTTGCCGATGTGATTTGGAAGTACGGTGAAGAACGGTACTCCCGACGCATCGCGAAAGCCATCGTTCTGGCACGCAAGCGTGGCGGAATACGCACGAGCAACGAACTTGCCCAGATCATCTGGGAAGCCGTCCCTCCGCCGTACCGGTATGGACACATCCATCCGGCGACACGCTCGTTCCAGGCGATCCGCATCGAGGTGAACCAGGAATTGGACCGCATCACGCCGGCAATCCGCGGGGCGGTGGCCGCCCTTCGGTCCGGAGGGAGGCTGGCGGTCATCAGCTTCCATTCCCTGGAGGACAGGCCGGTGAAATGGCTGTTCCGGGAACTGGCACAAGGGGAGGCGCCAACGGTACGTATCCTGACGAAAAAACCGGTGGTGCCCAGTGAAACGGAAGATGCGGAAAACGCACCGTCACGGAGCGCAAAGCTGCGCGTCGTGGAAAAAGTGTAG
- a CDS encoding UDP-N-acetylmuramoyl-tripeptide--D-alanyl-D-alanine ligase has translation MKLSVAYDFKEAARMLGAIRTIGEGSVITSVETDSRLVRPGSLFVALAGSVCDGSRYLPQAKAAGAAAAVVSQHHVDQTVVSVGLPLIIVDDSLKALWKFSHAHLSRFSGVTYAGVTGSCGKSTTKEALSAILSQQGRTVKTPGNLNSEIGMPLSVLSVGNGTKYGVFEMGVDHAGEMDHMFSVLKPDVGILTNIGISHLEKFGTRSAIAHEKGRLFHRDIQAGFISRGCPFIRQIERESGIMLRSYDLSSLHAADRGLSGWDLVIGNHPCHVNAVGAHLLSDIAGAVETARFLGVADDAIAAGLEGFTPMEGRSTVLSGGVTIIEDCYNASLDSTRSILECVNALSWNGRKKAVLGPMKELGSESRKAHEEIARKILHSDMHSVFLFGKETEDAYLLLRRAGWKGELSFTEDFATLEDEVASSASHGDLFLVKGSRAASMERLIPLLKAAG, from the coding sequence ATGAAGCTGTCCGTCGCGTATGATTTCAAGGAAGCCGCCCGCATGCTGGGCGCCATCCGGACCATCGGTGAAGGGTCGGTGATCACTTCGGTGGAGACTGACTCCCGTTTGGTGCGTCCCGGTTCCCTGTTCGTCGCGCTCGCGGGTTCCGTCTGCGATGGTTCCCGCTACCTCCCCCAGGCAAAGGCGGCCGGAGCGGCCGCCGCCGTCGTCTCCCAACATCATGTGGACCAGACTGTTGTTTCCGTCGGATTGCCGCTTATCATCGTGGACGATTCCCTCAAGGCGTTGTGGAAGTTCTCCCACGCCCATCTGTCCCGGTTTTCCGGGGTCACCTATGCCGGCGTCACCGGTTCTTGTGGAAAAAGCACCACCAAAGAGGCGCTTTCCGCCATCCTGTCCCAACAGGGACGGACGGTGAAGACGCCGGGAAACCTTAATTCGGAAATCGGCATGCCCCTTTCCGTGCTTTCCGTAGGGAATGGGACGAAATACGGGGTGTTCGAGATGGGTGTCGACCATGCCGGCGAGATGGACCACATGTTTTCCGTGCTCAAGCCGGACGTGGGTATTCTGACCAACATTGGCATCTCCCATCTGGAGAAATTCGGTACCCGGAGCGCCATCGCCCATGAGAAAGGCCGTCTGTTCCACAGAGATATCCAGGCGGGATTCATCTCCCGCGGCTGTCCGTTCATCCGTCAGATCGAACGGGAGAGCGGCATCATGCTCCGTTCGTATGACCTTTCGTCGCTGCATGCCGCGGACCGGGGGCTTTCCGGATGGGACCTTGTCATTGGAAATCACCCCTGCCACGTCAACGCCGTAGGCGCGCACCTCCTCTCCGATATCGCCGGCGCCGTCGAAACGGCCCGGTTCCTTGGGGTGGCGGATGACGCCATCGCCGCGGGACTGGAGGGATTCACGCCCATGGAAGGACGTTCCACCGTGCTTTCCGGTGGCGTGACGATCATCGAGGACTGCTATAACGCCAGTCTGGATTCCACGCGTTCCATTCTGGAATGCGTCAACGCGCTTTCCTGGAACGGCCGCAAGAAAGCGGTGTTGGGACCGATGAAGGAACTGGGCTCGGAGAGCCGGAAGGCCCACGAGGAGATCGCCCGGAAAATCCTCCATTCGGACATGCATTCCGTCTTCCTGTTCGGAAAAGAGACGGAGGATGCCTATCTTCTGCTCAGACGGGCCGGTTGGAAAGGGGAACTCTCGTTCACCGAGGATTTCGCCACGCTGGAGGACGAAGTTGCCTCTTCCGCCAGCCACGGAGATCTTTTTCTGGTAAAAGGCTCCCGAGCCGCGTCCATGGAGCGGTTGATTCCACTGCTCAAGGCTGCAGGATGA